The proteins below come from a single Oryzias latipes chromosome 14, ASM223467v1 genomic window:
- the ppme1 gene encoding protein phosphatase methylesterase 1, giving the protein MEKQLHLNLLASRPPMAGPGGFQSGSKIKMGPGRKKDFTPLLWSQYFETMEDVEVENENGKDIFRIYCSGSLGPVLLLLHGGGHSALSWAVFTSVISNMITCRVVAMDLRAHGDTKVKNPEDLSADTMAKDVGKVVEVLYGENPPPILIIGHSMGGAIAVHTATANYVPSLLGLCVIDVVEGTAMDALNSMQNFLRSRPKTFKSLENAIEWSVKSGQIRNIESARVSMGGQVKKCEESSSSPSLSNSAGEGIIEEEEDEDVEEESSKKKMREDDQEVKKESVFTWRVELSKTEKYWDGWFRGLSALFLSCPVPKLLLLAGVDRLDKDLTIGQMQGKFQMQVLPQCGHAVHEDAPEKVADALATFMVRHKFTEFKAGYMC; this is encoded by the exons ATGGAGAAACAGTTGCATTTAAACCTGCTGGCCTCCAGACCTCCAATGGCTGGTCCTGGTGGATTTCAGTCTGGCTCTAAAATCAAGATGGG acCTGGCCGGAAGAAAGATTTTACTCCACTGCTTTGGAGTCAGTACTTTGAAACCATGGAGGATGTTGAAGTGGAAAATGAAAATGGCAAAGAT ATTTTCAGAATTTACTGCAGTGGTTCACTTGGTCCTGTGCTGTTGCTGCTCCATGGAGGAGGCCATTCTGCACTTTCTTGGGCAGTGTTTACT TCAGTCATATCCAACATGATTACCTGTAGGGTGGTTGCCATGGACTTGCGAGCTCATG GTGACACCAAAGTAAAAAATCCTGAAGACTTGTCGGCAGATACCATGGCAAA GGATGTCGGTAAAGTGGTGGAGGTGCTCTATGGCGAGAATCCACCTCCAATCCTGATTATTGGACACAGTATGGGCGGGGCCATCGCGGTCCATACAGCCACGGCCAATTATGTACCATCACTGCTGGGTCTGTGTGTCATTGATGTTGTGGAAG GTACGGCAATGGATGCTTTGAACAGTATGCAGAATTTCCTCAGAAGTCGGCCAAAGACTTTCAAATCGCTGGAGAACGCCATCGAGTGGAG TGTGAAGAGCGGTCAGATCCGGAACATCGAGTCAGCACGAGTGTCAATGGGAGGCCAAGTGAAGAA ATGTGAGGAGTCATCTAGCAGTCCAAGCCTCTCAAATAGTGCCGGTGAAGGCATtatagaggaagaggaggatgaagacgtGGAGGAAGAATccagcaagaaaaaaatgagagaagATGACCAGGAG GTGAAAAAGGAGAGTGTCTTTACTTGGCGCGTGGAGctttcaaagacagaaaaatattgGGATGGCTGGTTCAGGGGTCTCTCTGCACTCTTTCTCAGCTGCCCTGTGCCAAAACTACTGCTGCTTGCAG GGGTGGACAGGCTTGACAAAGATCTCACTATTGGACAAATGCAAG GAAAGTTTCAGATGCAGGTCCTCCCTCAGTGCGGTCATGCAGTTCATGAAGATGCACCTGAAAAA GTAGCGGATGCTCTGGCAACATTTATGGTGCGACACAAATTTACCGAGTTTAAGGCCGGATACATGTG CTAA